A part of Streptomyces sp. NBC_01235 genomic DNA contains:
- the efeB gene encoding iron uptake transporter deferrochelatase/peroxidase subunit, which translates to MPDQSIPEARTPETPAPVDNGGAPSAPPSPEGLTRRRLLGTAGATGVVLGAAGGAAGYAAAPSQATPLSSIGADEVMFHVKHQPGITQGLQARGHLVAFDLAAGAGRKEAAALLRRWSETARRLMAGGAAANDDTDVARDAGPSSLTLTFGFGNSFFARTGLEKQRPVALDPLPDFSSDHLDKARSNGDLWVQIGANDALVAFHALRAIQKDAGSAAKVRWQMNGFNRTPGATAHPMTARNLMGQLDGTRNPKPADSDFDQRIFVPDSGTKDPAWMANGSYAVVRRIRMLLDDWEKLSLTAQEQVIGRKKSDGAPLSGGGETTAMDLEKTDAKGDLIVPINAHARITRPDQNGGAAMLRRPFSYHDGIDPDGTPDAGLLFVCWQADPLRGFVTVQRKLDRGDALSKYIRHETSGLFAVPGGAAEGEYVGQRLLEA; encoded by the coding sequence ATGCCCGACCAGTCCATTCCCGAGGCCCGTACGCCCGAGACCCCCGCCCCCGTGGACAACGGGGGTGCCCCCTCGGCGCCCCCCTCCCCCGAGGGTCTGACGCGCCGTCGGCTGCTCGGCACCGCCGGTGCCACCGGGGTCGTGCTCGGCGCGGCCGGCGGCGCCGCGGGCTATGCGGCCGCGCCCTCGCAGGCGACGCCGCTGTCCTCGATCGGCGCCGACGAGGTGATGTTCCACGTGAAACATCAGCCCGGGATCACCCAGGGCCTCCAGGCCCGCGGCCATCTCGTCGCCTTCGACCTCGCGGCCGGCGCGGGCCGCAAAGAGGCGGCCGCGCTGCTGCGCCGCTGGTCGGAGACGGCCCGGCGACTGATGGCGGGCGGGGCGGCGGCGAACGACGACACCGACGTGGCCCGGGACGCCGGCCCCTCCTCGCTGACGCTCACCTTCGGCTTCGGCAACAGCTTCTTCGCCCGCACCGGACTGGAGAAGCAGCGCCCGGTCGCCCTGGACCCGCTGCCGGACTTCTCCTCCGACCACCTCGACAAGGCCCGCAGCAACGGCGACCTGTGGGTGCAGATCGGCGCGAACGACGCCCTGGTCGCCTTCCACGCCCTGCGCGCGATCCAGAAGGACGCGGGCAGCGCGGCAAAGGTCCGCTGGCAGATGAACGGCTTCAACCGGACGCCGGGCGCCACTGCCCACCCCATGACGGCCCGCAACCTGATGGGTCAGCTGGACGGCACCCGCAATCCCAAGCCGGCCGACTCCGACTTCGACCAGCGCATCTTCGTCCCGGACTCCGGCACCAAGGACCCTGCGTGGATGGCCAACGGCTCCTACGCCGTCGTACGCCGTATCCGGATGCTCCTCGACGACTGGGAGAAGCTGTCGCTCACGGCGCAGGAGCAGGTCATCGGGCGCAAGAAGTCCGACGGGGCGCCGCTGTCGGGGGGCGGCGAGACGACCGCGATGGACCTGGAGAAGACCGACGCCAAGGGCGATCTGATCGTCCCGATCAACGCGCACGCCCGCATCACCCGCCCTGACCAGAACGGCGGCGCGGCCATGCTGCGCCGGCCCTTCTCGTACCACGACGGCATCGACCCGGACGGGACTCCGGACGCGGGCCTGCTCTTCGTCTGCTGGCAGGCGGACCCGCTGCGCGGCTTCGTCACCGTGCAGCGCAAGCTGGACCGCGGCGACGCCCTGTCGAAGTACATCCGCCACGAGACAAGCGGCCTGTTCGCGGTGCCGGGCGGCGCTGCCGAGGGGGAGTACGTGGGCCAGCGGCTGCTGGAAGCGTGA
- the serS gene encoding serine--tRNA ligase → MIDLRLLREDPDRVRASQRARGEDVALVDSLLSADERRRSSGVRFDELRAEQKTLGKLIPKASADEKAELLKKASQLAADVKVADAERDAADAETQELLQKLGNLVHPDVPVGGEEDFVTLETHGTIRDFGAEGFEPKDHLELGQILGAIDVERGAKVSGSRFYFLTGVGALLELALVNAAIAQATAAGFTPMLTPALVRPQSMAGTGFLGQAAQDVYHLDKDDLYLVGTSEVPLAAYHMDEIIDADRLPLRYAGFSPCFRREAGSHGKDTKGIFRVHQFDKVEMFSYVTPEDSQAEHQRLLAWEKQWLSSLELPFRVIDVATGDLGSSAARKFDCEAWIPTQGKYRELTSTSDCTEFQSRRLSIRVREGKQVRPLATLNGTLCAVPRTIVAILENHQQADGSVYVPEVLRPYLGGREVLEPVAK, encoded by the coding sequence GTGATTGACCTTCGCCTGCTCCGTGAGGACCCCGACCGTGTGCGCGCGTCCCAGCGCGCCCGTGGAGAGGACGTCGCGCTCGTCGACTCTCTCCTGTCTGCCGACGAGCGGCGCAGGTCGTCCGGCGTCCGCTTCGACGAGCTGCGCGCCGAGCAGAAGACGCTCGGCAAGCTCATCCCCAAGGCCTCCGCGGACGAGAAGGCCGAGCTGCTGAAGAAGGCGAGCCAGCTCGCCGCCGACGTCAAGGTGGCCGACGCCGAGCGCGACGCCGCCGACGCCGAGACCCAGGAGCTCCTGCAGAAGCTCGGCAACCTCGTCCACCCGGACGTGCCGGTGGGCGGTGAGGAGGACTTCGTCACCCTCGAGACGCACGGCACCATCCGTGACTTCGGCGCCGAGGGCTTCGAGCCCAAGGACCATCTCGAGCTCGGTCAGATCCTCGGTGCGATCGACGTCGAGCGCGGCGCGAAGGTCTCCGGCTCCCGCTTCTACTTCCTCACCGGCGTCGGCGCCCTGCTGGAGCTGGCCCTGGTCAACGCGGCGATCGCACAGGCCACGGCCGCCGGCTTCACACCGATGCTGACCCCGGCCCTGGTCCGCCCCCAGTCCATGGCGGGCACCGGTTTCCTCGGCCAGGCGGCCCAGGACGTGTACCACCTCGACAAGGACGACCTCTACCTCGTCGGCACCTCCGAGGTCCCCCTCGCCGCGTACCACATGGACGAGATCATCGACGCGGACAGGCTTCCGCTGCGCTACGCGGGCTTCTCGCCCTGCTTCCGCCGCGAGGCCGGCTCGCACGGCAAGGACACCAAGGGCATCTTCCGCGTCCACCAGTTCGACAAGGTCGAGATGTTCTCGTACGTCACGCCCGAGGACTCGCAGGCCGAGCACCAGCGCCTGCTGGCCTGGGAGAAGCAGTGGCTGTCCTCGCTGGAGCTGCCGTTCCGCGTCATCGACGTCGCCACCGGTGACCTCGGCTCCTCGGCCGCCCGCAAGTTCGACTGCGAGGCGTGGATCCCCACCCAGGGCAAGTACCGCGAGCTGACCTCGACCTCGGACTGCACCGAGTTCCAGTCCCGCCGTCTGTCGATCCGCGTCCGCGAGGGCAAGCAGGTCCGCCCGCTGGCCACGCTGAACGGCACGCT
- the pheA gene encoding prephenate dehydratase, with translation MPASYAYLGPEGTFTEVALRTLPEAATRQLIPYVSVQSALDAVRTGEAEAAFVPIENSVEGGITTTLDELVAGAPLMIYREVLLSITFALLVRPGTKLADIKTVSAHPAAQPQVRNWLKANLPDALWESAASNADAARLVQEGRYDAAFAGEFAAARYGLTALETGIHDAENAQTRFVLVGRPARPAAPTGADKTSVVLWQRDDHPGGLRDLLGEFATRGVNLMLLQSRPTGAGIGNYCFCIDAEGHISDRRMAEALMGLKRICREVRFLGSYPRAEVSPADVPAPLPGTSDGEFVAASDWVARCQDGRF, from the coding sequence ATGCCAGCGAGCTATGCGTATCTCGGCCCCGAGGGCACCTTCACGGAGGTCGCCCTGCGCACGCTTCCGGAGGCGGCCACCCGGCAGCTGATCCCTTACGTGTCGGTGCAGTCCGCGCTCGACGCGGTGCGCACCGGCGAGGCCGAGGCCGCGTTCGTGCCCATCGAGAACTCCGTCGAGGGCGGGATCACCACGACCCTGGACGAGCTGGTCGCGGGCGCGCCACTGATGATCTACCGCGAGGTGCTGCTGTCGATCACCTTCGCACTGCTGGTCCGGCCCGGTACGAAGCTGGCGGACATCAAGACGGTCTCCGCGCATCCGGCCGCGCAGCCGCAGGTGCGCAACTGGCTGAAGGCAAACCTCCCCGACGCCCTCTGGGAGTCGGCCGCCTCGAACGCGGACGCCGCCCGGCTGGTCCAGGAGGGCCGTTACGACGCCGCCTTCGCGGGCGAGTTCGCGGCCGCCCGGTACGGCCTGACGGCCCTGGAGACCGGGATCCACGACGCCGAGAACGCGCAGACCCGGTTCGTGCTGGTGGGCAGGCCCGCCCGGCCCGCGGCGCCGACCGGCGCGGACAAGACGTCCGTCGTGCTGTGGCAGCGCGACGACCATCCCGGCGGCCTGCGCGACCTGCTGGGTGAGTTCGCCACCCGGGGCGTCAACCTCATGCTGCTGCAGTCCCGGCCGACCGGCGCCGGCATCGGCAACTACTGCTTCTGCATCGACGCCGAGGGGCACATCTCGGACCGCCGGATGGCCGAGGCGCTCATGGGGCTGAAGCGGATCTGCCGTGAGGTGCGTTTCCTGGGTTCGTACCCGCGTGCGGAGGTGAGCCCGGCGGACGTGCCGGCTCCGCTGCCCGGTACCTCGGACGGGGAGTTCGTGGCGGCGTCGGACTGGGTGGCTCGCTGCCAGGACGGCCGGTTCTAG